The Polaribacter sp. KT25b genome contains the following window.
TGTTAGTATAAATAAAGTAACAAGACTTTTTTGATTCAAGAATCAATACAAAAATCCACGTTTATTTACGTGGATTTTTTATTTTTATCCAAAATTTAAAATTATGGCTTCCATATTATCTACTTACACAATAGAAGAGTTAAAAAAGAAATTAAAGAAACAAAAAACTATGTTGATTATTCAAAGTGTAGTACTCTTTTTGATGATTGTTTTTGCGGTATTTTCAACTATAGAAAACGGGCTTTCTTTTCAAACATTTTTACCTTTATTTTTTGCACCAATGTTATTTGTTATGCTTTTTGAAATAAAAAATATTAAAAAAGAACTTATTTTAAGAAAATAAAATGAATCAAGAAAAAATAATACAAAATACTATTAAGTTTGTTAAAACCGAATTAAAATATGCAGAAGGTGGACACGATTGGTTTCATATTGAGCGTGTTTTTAAAAATGCTATTTTAATCTCTAAGGATGAAAAAGCAGATATTTTTATTGTTTCTTTAGGTGCTTTATTGCACGATATTGCAGATCCAAAATTTTATGATGGCGATGAAACTATTGGACCTAAAATGGCTGCTGATTTTCTGAAAAACCAAAAAGTAGACGCCAAAATAATTACACATGTTATTAACATTATAAAATATATTTCTTTTAAAAACTCTTTAGAAACTAATAGAGAAAAATTTAACTCTAAAGAATTAGAAGTTGTGCAAGATGCAGATAGATTAGATGCTATTGGCGCAATTGGTATTGCACGTTGTTTTAATTATGGTGGATTTAAAAATAGAGCGCTTTACAATCCTGATATTTTACCAAATTTAAACATGACCAAAGAGGAATATAAAAAAACAGATTCGCCAACAATTAATCATTTTTATGAAAAACTATTGCTTTTAAAGGATAAAATGAATACAGCTACTGGAAAAAAAATTGCAACAGAAAGACACCAATTTATGGAAACTTTTCTATCACAATTTTATAATGAATGGAATGGCAAACTATAATCTTTTTTTGATGTGCCTTTATCAGAAAAATATAAAATTAAATATTTAAAATAAATCTAATTTTCTTTTGCTACTTCTAATGCTGTAATTTTTGATTCTAAAACGGCTAATTCTTCTCCTTTTTCTATTATTTCTTCTACAGTTAAATTATCTTTAGAATTGATGAAATTTAAAATTTCTTTACTTTTAAAAGTATAATACTCAATAGCTTTTTCAATTTTATCTTCCATCGTATTTACTGAATTAAATTTTTCATTTCACTTCTATATTTAGAAGCACTTTTTCCTGTAAAGTTTTTAAATAGTTTATTAAAGTGAGAAAAATTATTAAATCCGCACTCAAAACTAACATCTGTTATACTAGAATTACTTTCTGCTAATAATTTAGTTGCATGTACAACTCTATATTCATTTACCAATTTAGTAAATGTTTTTCCTGTAGATTTTTTAAAATATCTACAAAAAGCAGGTACAGTCATACTAACCAATTCAGAAACTTCATCTAAACTTATATGTTCTCTAAAATGATTATTAATATGATTGTAGATAACTTCGATTTTATTACTGTCTTGTGGTATGGTTTCGAAAGCAAAACCATTTGCATTTAATAATGTATAATCGTCTGTAGTTGCTAAATCATTTAAAATCTCTAAAAAAGAAGCTATTCTTTGTACACCTTCTAATTCTACCAAAGCTTCAATTTTAGCACCAATTCGTTGTTTAATTTCTATATTAAAACGAATTCCTTTTTTAGCGCGTTCAAAAAGTGCTTCAACAGCAATCATTTCTGGAATTTTAAAAAATTCACTTCCTAAAAAATCTGGTTTAAACTGTATTAAGGTTTCAGAACCATTTGTTGTTAAACGATCCATATAACCAACATGTGGTAAATTAGATCCTATTAACACTAATTGACTATTATTAAAGTAACTAATATGGTTACCTATATGTCTTTTCCCTTTTCCTTTATTTACATACACTAATTCAATTTCTGGATGAAAATGCCAAAAGGGTTTATCTGTCTTTAAAAACTCTAAATGTTTCTTTACTAATAGAGAACTACCAAAATTGGGGGTAATTTTTTCGAGAGTAGGTTTTATTTGCATCATATATTTTTGCAAAAATACGAAAGAACAATATTATAACCTATATAAAATTATCTTTATTGTGTAATATTTTAACCTTACATGAATTTAACATTAATTTTACAGTTAAAATAAGATACAAATATGCCAATTTTGTTGTTTTCTAAACTAAACTTCTACCATAAATTTGCAGTGTAAGTAAGTAATAATTTATTTTATGAAAACAATGAAGAAAAGAGTATTAGTTATAATGTTAATGTTAGTGTCATTATTTAACTATGCTAATAATGAAAATGATTTTAACAAAACTGTAAATGCTAACAAAGTTAAAGTAGTATTTAATGATGTTACAAAAGGACAATTATTAACTGTTAACGATGAAAACGGAATTCAACTTCATGCAGAAACAGTTTCTACAACAGGTGAATTAACTAAATTTTTTGATTTATCATCATTAAATAATGGTTTATACACAGTTGAATTAAATAAAGAATTTATTATTGTTATTAAATCTCTTGAGGTTAAAGACAATAAAGTATCTTTTATTAAGGGTTCTGATAAAGTATTTTTTA
Protein-coding sequences here:
- a CDS encoding HD domain-containing protein, with product MNQEKIIQNTIKFVKTELKYAEGGHDWFHIERVFKNAILISKDEKADIFIVSLGALLHDIADPKFYDGDETIGPKMAADFLKNQKVDAKIITHVINIIKYISFKNSLETNREKFNSKELEVVQDADRLDAIGAIGIARCFNYGGFKNRALYNPDILPNLNMTKEEYKKTDSPTINHFYEKLLLLKDKMNTATGKKIATERHQFMETFLSQFYNEWNGKL
- a CDS encoding AraC family transcriptional regulator, with translation MMQIKPTLEKITPNFGSSLLVKKHLEFLKTDKPFWHFHPEIELVYVNKGKGKRHIGNHISYFNNSQLVLIGSNLPHVGYMDRLTTNGSETLIQFKPDFLGSEFFKIPEMIAVEALFERAKKGIRFNIEIKQRIGAKIEALVELEGVQRIASFLEILNDLATTDDYTLLNANGFAFETIPQDSNKIEVIYNHINNHFREHISLDEVSELVSMTVPAFCRYFKKSTGKTFTKLVNEYRVVHATKLLAESNSSITDVSFECGFNNFSHFNKLFKNFTGKSASKYRSEMKNLIQ